The Microbacterium sp. LWO12-1.2 genome includes a window with the following:
- the fdxA gene encoding ferredoxin: MTYVIALPCVDVKDRACIDECPVDCIYEGERSLYIHPDECVDCGACEPVCPVEAIYYEDDLPDEWQDYYKANVEFFEEIGSPGGAAKVGVYSFDHPVIAALPPQGE, from the coding sequence GTGACGTATGTGATCGCCCTGCCGTGTGTTGATGTGAAGGACCGCGCCTGCATCGACGAGTGTCCCGTGGACTGCATCTACGAGGGTGAACGGTCGTTGTACATCCATCCGGACGAGTGCGTCGACTGCGGAGCCTGCGAGCCCGTGTGCCCCGTCGAGGCCATCTACTACGAGGATGATCTGCCCGACGAATGGCAGGACTACTACAAGGCGAACGTCGAGTTCTTCGAGGAGATCGGTTCTCCCGGTGGTGCGGCGAAGGTCGGCGTGTACTCGTTCGACCACCCCGTCATCGCGGCTCTGCCGCCCCAGGGCGAGTAA
- a CDS encoding histidinol dehydrogenase, producing MRVSWVSRVLSWVAAALVGGVYGIAGTIGHSLTWGVIPVGLIVGGIACAAILVAIRALTHDRGAALAAGLGMLGMLTVISGVGPGGSVVVQDSLAGRIWTYLVAGLVLLVVAWPSLSRLPVQTSAGAANAPVADAPLITSVPSRTAASEESDPRES from the coding sequence AGAGTGTTGTCGTGGGTCGCAGCGGCCCTGGTCGGCGGCGTGTACGGTATCGCCGGCACGATCGGCCACAGCCTCACCTGGGGCGTCATTCCCGTCGGCCTCATCGTCGGCGGCATCGCCTGCGCCGCGATCCTGGTCGCGATCCGCGCACTCACGCACGACCGTGGGGCGGCGCTCGCTGCCGGTCTCGGGATGCTCGGGATGCTGACAGTGATCTCGGGTGTCGGTCCCGGAGGGTCCGTGGTGGTGCAGGACTCCCTGGCCGGCCGCATCTGGACGTATCTGGTGGCAGGGCTCGTGCTGCTCGTCGTCGCCTGGCCCTCATTGTCGCGACTGCCGGTGCAGACCTCGGCAGGCGCTGCGAATGCTCCGGTCGCTGATGCCCCTCTCATCACCTCGGTCCCGAGTCGTACGGCTGCCTCGGAGGAGAGCGACCCGCGCGAGTCGTAG
- a CDS encoding DEAD/DEAH box helicase, whose amino-acid sequence MTSFLDLGVPADLASVLAKDGKTEAFAIQRDTLPDSLAGRDLLGRGRTGSGKTIAFALPLVARIAASTRKSRAGHPRGLVLAPTRELATQIAATIAPLAEAKGLRVTTVFGGVSQRPQEQAMRSGVDIVVACPGRLEDLMKQKIVQLDAVEVTVLDEADHMADLGFLPGVTRILTATPAGGQRLLFSATLDRGIDTLARRFLSNAVSHEVDEESVPVGEMTHRVLVVESTDDKTTLVRDLASGTGRRILFTRTKHQAKKLAKQLTAAGIPAVDLHGNLSQNARERNLSAFSSDPADGGVRVLVATDVAARGVHVDNVDLVVHVDPPMEHKAYLHRSGRTARAGAAGTVVTVVLPEQRRDVKDLLRKAAITAPLESATAAAVTGLVPERAAHVRPAPVQAAQPQRQAKQRPAGGERAGASTPPARRRRPRSGGQGGGQGQAGFSSRQGGQRQGGRSAQGR is encoded by the coding sequence GTTCGCGATTCAGCGCGACACGCTCCCCGACTCCCTCGCGGGCCGCGACCTCCTCGGCCGCGGTCGCACCGGCAGCGGAAAGACGATCGCTTTCGCCCTTCCGCTCGTCGCTCGGATCGCCGCCTCGACGCGCAAGAGCCGCGCCGGCCACCCCCGTGGCCTCGTGCTCGCCCCCACCCGCGAGCTCGCCACCCAGATCGCTGCGACCATCGCGCCGCTCGCCGAGGCCAAGGGCCTGCGTGTCACGACCGTGTTCGGTGGCGTCAGCCAGCGCCCGCAGGAGCAGGCCATGCGCAGCGGCGTCGACATCGTCGTCGCGTGCCCCGGCCGCCTCGAAGACCTCATGAAGCAGAAGATCGTGCAGCTCGACGCCGTCGAGGTCACCGTGCTCGATGAGGCTGACCACATGGCGGACCTCGGCTTCCTGCCCGGCGTCACACGCATCCTCACCGCGACTCCCGCCGGCGGCCAGCGCCTGCTGTTCAGCGCGACGCTCGACCGCGGAATCGACACGCTCGCGCGTCGTTTCCTCTCGAACGCCGTCAGCCACGAGGTCGACGAAGAGAGCGTGCCGGTCGGCGAGATGACGCACCGCGTGCTCGTCGTCGAATCGACCGACGACAAGACGACCCTGGTCCGCGATCTCGCATCGGGAACCGGTCGCCGCATTCTGTTCACCCGTACGAAGCACCAGGCCAAGAAGCTCGCCAAGCAGCTCACCGCTGCGGGCATCCCCGCGGTCGACCTGCACGGGAACCTGTCTCAGAACGCGCGTGAGCGCAACCTGAGCGCCTTCTCGTCCGACCCCGCCGACGGTGGCGTGCGCGTGCTCGTGGCCACCGACGTCGCCGCCCGTGGCGTGCACGTCGACAACGTCGACCTGGTCGTCCACGTCGACCCGCCCATGGAGCACAAGGCCTACCTGCACCGCTCGGGCCGTACCGCGCGCGCTGGTGCTGCCGGCACCGTCGTCACGGTCGTGCTCCCCGAGCAGCGCCGCGACGTGAAGGACCTCCTGCGCAAGGCAGCCATCACGGCTCCGCTCGAGAGCGCCACGGCCGCGGCCGTCACCGGGCTCGTGCCGGAGCGCGCCGCACACGTGCGCCCTGCCCCCGTGCAGGCAGCACAGCCGCAGCGTCAGGCCAAGCAGCGCCCGGCCGGTGGTGAGCGCGCAGGCGCCTCCACTCCCCCCGCACGCCGTCGTCGCCCCCGCTCCGGTGGACAGGGTGGCGGTCAGGGCCAGGCCGGTTTCTCCTCCCGCCAGGGCGGTCAGCGTCAGGGCGGCCGCAGCGCTCAGGGTCGCTGA
- the dapC gene encoding succinyldiaminopimelate transaminase translates to MSVRDLADYPWDAVIPYRERAAQHPQGLVDLSIGSPVDPTPDIIRRALAEATDAHAYPQTVGTPAVREAIVDWYARRRGVPDLTVDNVLPTIGSKELVALLPTLLGLGDGDIVVHPLVAYPTYEVGARIAGATPLAADDPASWPEGTKLIWINTPGNPDGRTWTVDELAAAVVRARELGAVLASDECYAELGWDGPWATEAIPSILDPRVTGGKRSNLLSVYSLSKQSNLAGYRAAFVAGCARIVADLLTARKHLGLMPPAPIQHAMAVALGDDEHVAAQKELYRARRDTLRPALEAAGFRIDGSEAGLYLWATEGRDAWETMARLADLGILAGPGPFYGAHSTQHVRLSLTAPTERIAEGARRLREGL, encoded by the coding sequence GTGAGCGTCCGCGACCTCGCCGACTATCCGTGGGACGCCGTGATCCCCTACCGGGAGCGCGCGGCTCAGCATCCGCAGGGCCTGGTGGATCTGTCGATCGGGTCGCCCGTCGATCCGACCCCCGACATCATCCGTCGTGCACTGGCCGAGGCGACGGATGCGCATGCCTACCCGCAGACCGTCGGCACGCCCGCGGTGCGTGAGGCGATCGTCGACTGGTACGCGCGGCGCAGGGGAGTGCCCGACCTCACGGTCGACAACGTGCTCCCGACGATCGGTTCGAAGGAACTCGTGGCGTTGCTGCCCACGCTTCTCGGCCTGGGCGACGGTGACATCGTCGTGCATCCGCTCGTCGCCTACCCGACCTACGAGGTGGGTGCGCGCATCGCCGGTGCCACTCCGCTCGCCGCGGACGACCCGGCCAGCTGGCCCGAGGGCACGAAGCTCATCTGGATCAACACTCCCGGTAACCCGGACGGACGCACCTGGACGGTCGATGAACTCGCCGCGGCCGTCGTCCGCGCCCGCGAACTCGGCGCCGTCCTCGCCAGCGACGAGTGTTACGCGGAGCTCGGCTGGGACGGACCATGGGCGACCGAGGCGATCCCCTCGATCCTCGACCCGCGCGTCACGGGCGGGAAGCGGTCGAACCTCCTGAGCGTCTACTCCCTGAGCAAGCAGTCCAATCTCGCGGGATATCGGGCAGCATTCGTCGCGGGGTGCGCACGGATCGTGGCGGACCTGCTCACCGCCCGCAAGCACCTCGGACTGATGCCGCCGGCACCGATCCAGCATGCGATGGCGGTTGCGCTCGGCGATGACGAGCATGTCGCCGCGCAGAAGGAGCTGTACCGCGCGCGGCGCGACACGCTGCGTCCGGCACTCGAGGCTGCGGGCTTCCGGATCGACGGCTCGGAGGCAGGACTCTACCTCTGGGCGACCGAGGGGCGTGACGCCTGGGAGACGATGGCACGGCTCGCCGACCTCGGTATCCTCGCCGGTCCAGGGCCGTTCTACGGTGCACACTCCACGCAGCATGTGCGCCTGTCGCTCACGGCACCCACCGAGCGCATCGCAGAAGGCGCGCGTCGGCTGCGCGAGGGACTGTAG
- a CDS encoding citrate synthase: MSAAADQQATAKLTIGDTTAEFPLVHGTAGHDSIDFSTLTRQTGYTGLDYGFVNTASTKSEITFIDGDKGILRYRGYPIEQLAGTTSYLEVAWLLIYGELPSASELAEFDEKIRRHTLLHEDLKRFFSALPHTAHPMSVLSSAVAALSTYYEGQTDPHNPEHVELNMIRMLAKLPVIAAYAHKKSVGQAFLYPDNSLSFVDNFLKLNFGVHSEPYEVNPVMSKALELLLILHEDHEQNASTSTVRLVGSTGANQFASVSAGIQALSGPLHGGANEAVLTMLGQIRDSGQSVARFVERVKNKEEGVKLMGFGHRVYKNYDPRAKLVKDAADEVLASLGVTDPLLDLAKELEELALADDYFRERRLYPNVDFYTGVIYKAMGFPTRMFTVLFAIGRLPGWLAQWRELQSDPQTKIGRPQQLYVGSPERSFPTSR, encoded by the coding sequence GTGAGCGCAGCGGCAGACCAGCAGGCGACAGCGAAGCTGACCATCGGTGACACCACCGCGGAGTTCCCCCTCGTGCATGGCACGGCAGGGCACGACAGCATCGACTTCTCCACCCTGACCCGCCAGACCGGCTACACGGGGCTCGACTACGGGTTCGTGAACACGGCGTCGACGAAGTCCGAGATCACGTTCATCGACGGCGACAAGGGCATCCTGCGCTATCGCGGCTACCCGATCGAGCAGCTGGCCGGCACCACGAGCTACCTCGAGGTCGCGTGGCTGCTCATCTACGGCGAGCTCCCCTCCGCATCCGAGCTGGCGGAGTTCGACGAGAAGATCCGTCGTCACACCCTGCTGCACGAAGACCTCAAGCGCTTCTTCTCAGCGCTGCCCCACACGGCGCACCCGATGTCAGTGCTCTCCTCGGCTGTGGCCGCTCTCTCGACCTACTACGAGGGCCAGACCGACCCGCACAACCCCGAGCACGTCGAGCTCAACATGATCCGCATGCTGGCGAAGCTGCCGGTGATCGCCGCGTACGCCCACAAGAAGAGCGTCGGCCAGGCGTTCCTGTATCCCGACAACTCGCTGAGCTTCGTCGACAACTTCCTCAAGCTCAACTTCGGAGTGCACAGCGAGCCGTACGAGGTCAACCCGGTGATGTCGAAGGCGCTCGAGCTCCTGCTGATCCTGCACGAGGATCACGAGCAGAACGCCTCCACATCGACAGTGCGTCTGGTCGGCTCCACGGGTGCGAACCAGTTCGCCTCCGTGTCAGCCGGGATCCAGGCGCTCTCCGGTCCACTGCACGGTGGCGCGAACGAGGCCGTTCTCACCATGCTCGGCCAGATCCGCGACTCCGGTCAGAGCGTCGCACGGTTCGTCGAGCGCGTGAAGAACAAGGAAGAGGGCGTGAAGCTGATGGGCTTCGGGCACCGGGTCTACAAGAATTACGACCCCCGCGCCAAGCTCGTCAAGGACGCCGCAGACGAGGTGCTCGCCTCACTCGGTGTGACCGACCCGCTGCTGGACCTGGCCAAGGAGCTCGAGGAGCTGGCCCTCGCAGACGACTACTTCCGTGAGCGTCGCCTCTACCCGAACGTCGACTTCTACACCGGCGTCATCTACAAGGCGATGGGCTTCCCGACACGGATGTTCACCGTGCTCTTCGCGATCGGCCGCCTGCCCGGTTGGCTCGCCCAGTGGCGCGAGCTGCAGAGCGACCCGCAGACGAAGATCGGACGCCCGCAGCAGCTGTACGTCGGCTCGCCGGAACGTTCGTTCCCGACCTCGCGCTGA